A single region of the Desulfuromonas sp. genome encodes:
- a CDS encoding serine/threonine protein kinase, whose protein sequence is MLKHLIALLQSEYDDPGISEDGLVLLREGKYANSIVYRFETGGRQLVLKEFYSRSWLIRNTVGRVLTARETRALHSLSQVPGIPGDIRRIGPCALTMEFISGETIKFLCNSDQKLPKSFFIEFENRVKAMHRAGYVHLDLRNMGNIIRAADGTPYLIDFQTGFFVTWLPRGIRQFIEGVDLSGVYKNWIRLCEEELDHERQQFLDNFKGFRKFWIFDGYWPERKWRRLRNRFKNYFGSK, encoded by the coding sequence ATGCTGAAACACCTGATCGCTTTACTCCAATCCGAATACGACGACCCCGGCATTTCGGAAGATGGTCTGGTTCTGCTCAGAGAGGGGAAATACGCCAACTCTATCGTTTATCGATTTGAAACCGGTGGCCGGCAGCTGGTTCTTAAAGAATTTTATTCCCGCTCCTGGTTGATCAGAAACACGGTCGGGCGCGTTCTGACTGCCCGTGAAACCAGAGCGTTGCACAGCCTCAGTCAAGTTCCCGGAATCCCCGGAGATATAAGGCGAATCGGCCCCTGCGCCCTGACGATGGAATTTATCAGTGGAGAAACGATTAAATTTCTCTGCAACAGCGACCAGAAACTTCCAAAATCATTTTTCATCGAATTTGAAAACCGGGTCAAGGCGATGCACCGGGCCGGGTATGTTCATCTCGACCTGCGCAACATGGGCAATATCATCCGTGCCGCCGACGGCACACCCTATCTCATCGATTTCCAAACCGGATTTTTTGTGACGTGGTTGCCGCGCGGCATCAGGCAGTTTATCGAAGGTGTCGATCTTTCCGGCGTTTACAAAAACTGGATCAGACTCTGCGAGGAAGAGCTTGACCATGAACGGCAGCAGTTCCTTGATAACTTCAAAGGTTTTCGCAAATTCTGGATTTTCGACGGTTACTGGCCCGAGCGGAAATGGCGCCGTCTGCGCAACCGTTTCAAAAACTACTTCGGGTCGAAATAA